The DNA region AGTGGGCGTCGGCCCAAAAGATCTACGAGGAAAAAGCAAGCGAGGAAACCTAAAACTACTCCCAGGCACAAGATTAATCCAAATTCTTGAGCAATCTTTAGGCAGTCCAACATGTTGAGGCCATAGAAGATGAAGACCAAGGCACCACACAGCTTCTGGAGCATGGAGACCGCCAAGCAGCGCGCCAGACTTCGTCGTACCTTCTTGTACTTGAAGCCCAGCAGCGGTCCTTGGCGCACTTCCCGCTCACTGTCTGTGGGATCCCGGGTCAGGTGGTCGATCTCCCTCCTGGAGTCGTACTGCTGGCCCCGCAGGAAGCGCAGAGAGTCCTCCGCCCGTGGGATGTTGTCATGGTCCACATAGTACGCCGGCGACTCCGGCATGAGAATCTGCAGTGGCCCCAGTGCCAGCAGGACCAGATTCACAAAGTTAATGATCCGCAGCTCGAGGAACAGCGACATGGCGAAGCTATAGATCACCCCACAAATGCAGGCCCCTTCGAATATGACGCCCATGGCGCCGCGTTTCTTGGGGGTGCTGATTTCGGCGTTGTAGATGGGCACCACCACGCAATGGGCACCGCCGCACATGCCCAGGAAAAAGCGGCCGGCATAGAGCATCGGAACACTTTGGGCGAAGACCGTGAGGAACCAGCCCAGGACATTCGGCAGCAGCTGGATGAGGATGGTGCGCCTGCAGCCGCAGAACCGCACCATCATTCCCATGGGCAGACACCAAAAGGCCGCTCCGAGAGTCAGCAGGATGCAAACTCCGTTCCACTGCAACGGCGTGGGTTGGAAGCCGTAGGCGTGCCTCTCCATCACACACCTCTCCGCGGTTCCTGACCAGCCCACTGCTATGCCGAAGAAGAAGGACCCTATGTTGCTGTACAGGGTCGCCTTGTAGAGGCCCACGTTGCTGACATTTTGGCGGACAGGACCTGGGAGTTCAGCCGGCTTCTTCGCAGACCGACCGGCACTTTTCGTCGAAGATTGGGGTGGTTCGACCGGTTCCGCATCTCGTGTTCCCCATTTCCTCATTTatattaaaagtgaaaatacgACAATTTATTAGCCCAATTTTCCAAATTCGAGACCAGTTTCGTGTGGCATACTAAGGTCAAAACTAGTCTTTAATGATATTTCAATAAGTGTTGGGAGTAAAATGTAGTCTTCTATCAGTTGTTTTGTGTTTAGgattcaaaaacaaaaataaatatgaacaGTATAGGAAGAGGCATTTATGCGAGAAAAGCCATGAATGTGCAAAATGAGCTTCGGAGCACTCTCCAAACATTTAGTTAACCAAAAAGCACGCCCAGTAATTATACATCTCATTATGATATTCCCAGAAACTCCCAAAAATATTCGAGTATAAAGCCAGAGCAATGAGGGGATTGTGGGCGAGCGATTTACACTATTGCATTTCCAAATCCTCGTACCGCCCAACTGAGCTGAAAAGGGACATCTAGTCGGCCATAAACTGGCatctgcaaatatttgttcgCTCCCCACCCATGGACACATGTATAGTACGATACAACCCGGAGGAGTTTGGGTGGGTGGGTATTTATTCCAAACTCGCAGCCGGAGCTGTGTTTTGAATTTGCACGGGTATCTGTCCGGGTGTACTTGTGTACTTCTGGCAAAGTGCAGATATTTATGCGTATTTGATAGCACTAATGGGCCATTAAATGCGTACGCAAATACACACACGTATCTGTATGAAGCGGGATCGTGTGTGGGTGCCAGGATGAAAATGTACCTAAGCGAATCTAAATGGCATCGGGGGCACCGAACATGCAAAATCATGTACTCGTAAATCTCCTTAATGCCATCGGCCTCCGGCCAAACTGAGACACCCGGGAAATGGCAGGAAAagcggaggagcaggtggcgggaatggggaatggggatgcGGATGGGGATTCTGAGGGCACACTGGGCGGTGTGGGGTTAAGCTGTTCCACACATCGCATGTGCACGCATGGTGGATGCTTGCTTCACCCCAAGAAAAAGTGGAAAACGGGACGGGGACTTTCCGTAATGGAACTCgatatatacgtatgtatggTATATGGCCTGGTATATGGTatttgtgtgtgggtgggtgtaaGGTGCTTTCGAATACGTATTACGTAACTAACGAAAATTAACGTTAATAGCCCTGAGTATCAAAATAATGGCACTCGCCTGTTGGTTGCCCTCTCCACGAGGCCGCAGTTCGGATTGGATGGCTCCCTTC from Drosophila santomea strain STO CAGO 1482 chromosome 3R, Prin_Dsan_1.1, whole genome shotgun sequence includes:
- the LOC120453830 gene encoding glucose transporter type 3; translation: MRKWGTRDAEPVEPPQSSTKSAGRSAKKPAELPGPVRQNVSNVGLYKATLYSNIGSFFFGIAVGWSGTAERCVMERHAYGFQPTPLQWNGVCILLTLGAAFWCLPMGMMVRFCGCRRTILIQLLPNVLGWFLTVFAQSVPMLYAGRFFLGMCGGAHCVVVPIYNAEISTPKKRGAMGVIFEGACICGVIYSFAMSLFLELRIINFVNLVLLALGPLQILMPESPAYYVDHDNIPRAEDSLRFLRGQQYDSRREIDHLTRDPTDSEREVRQGPLLGFKYKKVRRSLARCLAVSMLQKLCGALVFIFYGLNMLDCLKIAQEFGLILCLGVVLGFLACFFLVDLLGRRPLLIFSSAGIVFVSIFLGLYFKLWMTMDLTAMSWIALFCIALFVGCYTAGVGSLTWLLTAELLVRPMRPLGCSIVCTSNWLTAFFVICWFGSHDVKCQPYLFLLFAIIASLILLIALIYIPETKNLSFAKIQQRLGGFMNRPTVITFTSSSDSSNA